Genomic segment of Bacillota bacterium:
CTAGGAATCGCTTACCCGGGCCCGAAGGGATCTGCTTCTCTCCGGCAGGCAGCCCTTTTTTCCGAGGAGGATGAAGAATGAAGATTTTAATGCATGTTTGCTGCGGGCCCTGTGCCCTCTACCCTTTTCAAGTACTGTCCAGCCAGGGCCACACAGTTGCCGGATTTTTTACAAACCCCAATATTCATCCCTATCAAGAATACCTCAAGCGCCGGGAAGCAGCCCAGGAGATGGCCCGGCAACTCCAATTCCCTCTTTTCTTCGAAGCAGGCTACCGGCCGGAGGTTTATTTCCGGGAAGTCGCTTTTCGCGAGACGGAACGCTGCCGTTTTTGCTACCTTTTGCGCCTGAGAGAGGTTGCGCGGCGGGCAAAAGAGGAAGGTTTTGAGGCTTTCACCACAAGCCTCCTGGTCAGCCCCTGGCAAAAACACGAACTCGTGCGTGATATCGGAGAAGAGATTGCGCGTGAGGTTCAGGTTCCCTTTCTTTATTTCGACTGGCGGCCCGGTTACCGGGAGGGGAGGCGCAGGGCCAGGGTGATGGGTCTTTACAGCCAGAAGTACTGTGGCTGTCTTTTCAGTGAGAGAGAGCGGTACGCCGAGGTGAAGAAGGGTGGATAACTTTGCGCCATTGGCGAAAATCATGATGCTTTTTGGGCTCCTGCTTTTTTTAGGTGGGGGAATTCTCCTTTTATTGAGCAAAATCACGCCCCTGGGCCGGCTGCCGGGGGATCTCTTTGTGCAGCGGGGGAATTTTACCTTTTATTTTCCCCTTGTTACCTGTTTGCTTCTGAGCCTCCTCCTGACTTTGTTCCTTAATTTGTTCTTCTGGCGCCGTTAAAATTTTTTTAAGGAATGCTTCTACACCTGCGCCATCTTCCAATTTTTCAAGCACCGGAAGTTTTTCCTTTGGGAGTTCGGGTTTCTTCTCTGGCGGGGCGGAAACCCCTTCCCCGGTTTTTTGGAGAGGTTGCAAGACTTGTGCGCCCGGTTGCAGGGACGGAGATACCGGGAGGAGATGGTTGAAGATGTCCTGATGCTTATTAGTCAAATTCGACCACTTCTCTTCCTTTAACTCCGAAAGGGGAATGGTCTTTCCCTGTTTCTGGGCTTCCAGGTGAAGGATATACCTGCCTGTCGAGATCCCTTTTTTCTGAGCCTCTGCCCGCACCTGGCTGGGAATTGTTCTGATTTGGTAAGTGCCGGGCTGGGACCGAACGCCAAGTACTTGATTTAAAGTACCCATCACCTGATCTTGAAAATCAGGAGGGATTTTTTTCGTATTAACCGTGATAAAAGTACAGAACAGGGGTTGAGGCGATTCCGGTTGCAATCCTCT
This window contains:
- a CDS encoding epoxyqueuosine reductase QueH; the encoded protein is MKILMHVCCGPCALYPFQVLSSQGHTVAGFFTNPNIHPYQEYLKRREAAQEMARQLQFPLFFEAGYRPEVYFREVAFRETERCRFCYLLRLREVARRAKEEGFEAFTTSLLVSPWQKHELVRDIGEEIAREVQVPFLYFDWRPGYREGRRRARVMGLYSQKYCGCLFSERERYAEVKKGG
- a CDS encoding DUF2905 domain-containing protein, which translates into the protein MMLFGLLLFLGGGILLLLSKITPLGRLPGDLFVQRGNFTFYFPLVTCLLLSLLLTLFLNLFFWRR